The Sporohalobacter salinus genomic interval CAAGCTTTGGAAAACAAGAAGCTATACCAACAACCTCAACTAAATTATTTAGATATGTCATATTTTCACCTCACACTTCTAATAATATTTTTAGTTAATATCTAATATACCAAAAATAAAGAAAAGCATTGCTGTAAATATTGGATTTTTGTGAAAATATTAAAATTTCAGCTAAACTTAATATAAACTTTAAAAATGATAATAATTAAAAATAATAAAGGATTAAACCATATGGTTTAATCCTTTATTATTTTTAAGAAATTTAATATTTATTTTTGAATATAATTTCATTGATTTTTCTAATACCTCATACTTTTATCCAATATAATAAAATTACTTTTCATCATTCCTCACAGGTTTGAAAAGAAACATCTATTAATAAAGTAACATTTTTAAAAACAGTACGTTCATCTTGCTGTTCAGCAAAAATATTTTCAATAAATGGATTAACACATACTCTATCAAAATTAACGAACTTCTCAACAGCAGTACCATCTACTTCTTGGGGAATAACAACAAAAACACTACGCAAAATATTTTCAAAATGAGCAGCATGAACGCTTTGTTCTGCATCATCAGCTATATAGGTGATCTTTTGATTTAACTTTAATTCCAAAGCTAATTTTTTTCCACTTAAAAGTTGACCTTCATAAGATTTGATACAAGGAGTATCTATTACTTTCATAGAAATAACTTCTGGTTCAATCATCACTGATACCAATTCTTCCATATCTGGCTTTTGCTCAGGTATTGTTACTGTCTCTCCAATATCAAACTGTTTAAAATATTGAGGGTTCTCTGGTAATTTTTCTGCTATTCCAATAACTTCTGCCATAATATAACACCTCCTTAAAAAATTTTAGTTAACTAGCATACCTCTGCAACTAATAACAAAGTTACATTCTCAAAAAAACTCCTTAAATCTGTCTGTAAAGCAAAAATATCTTCAATAAATCCTTCAACAAAAACATCTTGACCTTCCATAAAATCATCTGGTAAGATGATAAATGCGCTAAAAGGAAGATTACAATGCATTGCATGAACACTCTGAGTTGGTTCATTAGCAACATATTGTATCTTTTGTTTTATTTCTGCCTCAATAGTTAATTTCCATCCAGTTAAGTTTTGCTCTTCTAATGAAGTTGCTGTTGGAGTCTGAATTACATTAGTTTCAATTATCTCCAACTCTGATTCTATTTTTAAGATTTGTTCTATATCTGGCTTGGCATCGGGAACAGTACATCTCCTATCTATGGTAAGTTCTTTTATAGGGTTTATTGGGTCAGTAAACTCTGGTAAAGAATCAGCAATACCCTCATATTCAATTAAATTTTTTAATTTATTTGCCATGATGACACCCCCTCCATTGATAATTAATTACTTATATAATAATATATTACATATACTCCATTATCGTTACAATATGTTATAATTTGTTTTAAATTAAATTATAATCATGTATGAATTAAAAAATCCCCTTCTTATAATTTACAAGAAGGGGAAGCCTATCATAGCAATATTGCTATTTTTACTGACATCCACATTTATCTTGACTTCTAAGTAGAAGTGTAACATTCTTAAATATTGTTCGTTCATCTATTAACTCAATAAATACATCTTCTACTTCACCAATAATATTCAGTTTTTGACATCCATCAAAGTCTGGTGGAAGTACTAAGAAAGTACTAAAAGGCACTTCAAAATGAGCAGCATGAACATTCTGGTCTGAGCTATCAGCTACATAAGTTATTGCCTGCTTTAATACTCCTTCAACAATCACTTTAAATCCTGTTAAAGTTTGACCTCCAAAGGATTCAGTATCTGGAGTTCTGATAACTTCTGTACTAATAATCTCAACATTAACAGTAACATCTAAGACATCTTCTGCATCAGGCTTTTGACTAGGAATCTCTAAATCCTCATCTATACTTAGTTGTTTAAATACCTTTAAATTAACATCTGTACTTACTTGATTACTTGTAGCTGTTTCACTAAGAGGTTCAGATCTTGTTTCTAAATTAATTTCAAAATCTACTGTTGCTTCATTAATTAACTCTGGTGGACAAGGAGCAGACTCTACCAATACTTCAAAGGTTACTACTACCTGCTCTCCTACATCAATATTTCCTAGATTTATACCCATAGTTGGATCTTCCCCAGGGCTTGAAGCTCCATTAATTTCCACACTATCCTCTACAAAAGATGTACCTTCTGGAATTTCATCAGTAAAGACTACATTCTCGGCAGTAACAGTTCCCGTATTGGTAATAATAATTGTATAGGTTAAGGTATCTCCTATCTCTACTGCTTCTTGATCAACTATTTTCTCTACTGTTAATTCTCCTACTTCTACATTTGTAACTACTATATTACTCTCTGCTGTCTGATCATTTATAGCACATGCTGGATCTATCTGAGTTTGGAAATCAATATTAGATTGATTCTCTATTTCCTCTACAGCTCTAGGATCATCAATCGTTACTTTAAATTCAACAGTAACAAATTCTCCTGGATCAATATCTCCTATATCTACTCCATCACTTGGATTCTCTCCTATCTGTGGAACACCATCTACTGTTAAACTATCCTCTACAAAGGTAGTTCCTGTCGGAATAGAATCTGTAAATACTACATCTTGAGCTGTAACTGTTCCATTATTAGAAATTACTGTCCTGTATGTGAGCTCTTCTCCTGCTACTGCCTCTTCTTTATCTACAGTTTTTACCAGTTGCAAATCTACTTCTCCTATTTCTACTTCCACCTCATTACTAGTCGAGGTATCTGCTACTGCTGGCTCATTGGGATCTACTATATATTGAAAGTTTACGGTTCCTTGATTCACCGTTGGATTAGCATCTGGAACTTCTTCTACTAAAACACTAAAACTAACAGTAGCAGTAGATCCAGGTAAAATATCTGGTACATCTATTCCAGTCTCAGGACTATCTGTGGACGAAAGTCCATTCACTACAGTACTTCCTGCTACAAAACTAGTTCCCTCAGGTAATGAATCAAATAAAACTACATCAGTTGCTGTTACATTTCCTGTATTTTCTATAGTATAGGTATAAGTAATTTCTTCTCCTACTTCTGCACATGCATCATCTGCACTCTTTTCTACAACAAGCTCTGCATTATTTACTTGAGTAAAAACTGTATTACTTTCAGATTCAAACTCTTCTCCTTGTGTATCTTCAAAATCTGCAGTTGCTGTATTTGGTATTGGATTAGGATCTGGAATTCTATCGATTGTTACTTGAAATTCGATAATATGACTTTCTCCCGGAGCTAAATCAGGTAAAGCGATACCA includes:
- a CDS encoding DUF3794 domain-containing protein, translated to MANKLKNLIEYEGIADSLPEFTDPINPIKELTIDRRCTVPDAKPDIEQILKIESELEIIETNVIQTPTATSLEEQNLTGWKLTIEAEIKQKIQYVANEPTQSVHAMHCNLPFSAFIILPDDFMEGQDVFVEGFIEDIFALQTDLRSFFENVTLLLVAEVC